A window of the Branchiostoma floridae strain S238N-H82 chromosome 12, Bfl_VNyyK, whole genome shotgun sequence genome harbors these coding sequences:
- the LOC118427842 gene encoding cellular tumor antigen p53-like, whose amino-acid sequence MCSFSPSGAVLGRQAVNIKICSCPGRDREQDEDALLPQPAPGSKKRLMTDSKTSQKKRKKTSVTSSSNGVAHDGEVFNVHWQIRGRKNYETLLRVKEALEVQHRCETDPQVTALLRTEEEQPEQQQPRPPTEPTPDNPPANQSPAVTRQAQSTQVRYTLRRTVSKPKTWE is encoded by the exons ATGTGTTCCTTTTCCCCCAGTGGCGCAGTCTTGGGTCGTCAGGCCGTGAATATCAAGATCTGCTCCTGTCCCGGACGAGACCGAGAACAAGACGAGGACGCGCTCCTTCCGCAGCCCGCACCTGGGTCGAAGAAACGGCTGATGACAG ACTCCAAGACGTCTCAGAAGAAACGTAAGAAGACCAGCGTCACCAGCAGTAGCAACGGCGTGGCGCATGACGGGGAGGTTTTTAATGTTCACTGGCAG ATCCGCGGCAGAAAGAACTATGAGACACTGCTGCGGGTGAAGGAAGCTCTGGAGGTGCAACACCGGTGTGAGACTGACCCGCAGGTCACAGCACT TCTTAGAACTGAAGAGGAGCAGCCAGAACAGCAACAGCCCCGCCCACCCACAGAGCCGACGCCCGACAACCccccagccaatcagagcccaGCGGTGACCAGGCAGGCACAGAGCACGCAGGTCAGGTACACTCTGCGCCGGACCGTCTCCAAACCCAAAACCTGGGAGTGA